Below is a window of Streptomyces sp. ITFR-16 DNA.
TGGGCGCCGGTCTCACCCACGCCCGCATGGGGCGGCCCGACTTCGCCGCGCTCATCCCCGCGCTCGCCGCCTCCGCGCGCGCCGCGGGCCCGCCGCAGATCCGCAACGCCGGCACCCTCGGCGGCAACATCGCCACTTCGGCCCCGACCGGCGACACCCTGCCCGTGCTCGCCGCGCTGGAGGCCGAGCTGGTCATCGCGGGCCCCGGCGGCGCCCGCCGCGAGATCCCGGTCTCCCATCTGCTGGCCGGCCGCGAGATGCTGGAGCCCGCCGAGCTGATCGGCTTCGTCCGGGTCCCGCTGCTGCACGCCCCGCAGGTCTTCCTCAAGGCGACGGGCCGCACCGGCCCCGGCCGCGCCACGGCCTCCGTCGCGATCGTCCTCGACCCGGCCCGGCGCGGGGTGCGCTGCGCGGTCGGCGCGATCGCCCCGATGCCGCTGCGGCCGCTGGAGGCGGAACGCTGGATCGCCTCGCTGATCGACTGGGACGGTGCCCGGGGCCTCGCGCCCGACGCGCTGGCCGCCTTCGGCGAGTACGTCGCCGCGGCCTGCATCCCGGACCACGAACCACCCGCCGACGGGGGACAGGCGCCACCGCTGCCCCCGGCCGTACTGCACCTGCGGCGCACCGTCGCCGCGCTGGCCCGACGCGCGCTGGGGAGGGCACTGTCGTGAGCAATGAGGACCGCACCGACCAGCACGGCGGCTGGGAGCCGACCCCGCAGGGCGGTGAGTACGACGCGGAGGCCACGGCCTTCGTCCATCTGCCGCCGGAGGACCTGGACGGCGCCCCGCTGGCCGCCCCCGGCCACGGCTACGTGCCGCCGATGATCCTTCCGCTGACCCCCGCCGCCGGCCTGGACCCGGCGGCCACCGGCAACTGGGTCGTCCGGGCGCCCGAGGGCACGCAGCCTGAGCAGCCCGCGCCCGACGCCGTGCACTGGCCGGACCCGAACCAGCAGGGCACGGGGTACGGCTACCCGGACCCGGCGCAGTACGCGAACCCGTACCGCGAGGACCCGGCCGCCACCGGCCACTGGAACTTCACCGACGCCGGCAATTCCGCCGACGCGTCCGGGCACACCGGGCAGTGGACGGTCCCGGTGGCCGACGGCGACCTCCCGGAGGAGTCCGGCGAGTTCCCCGTCACGGCCGCCGCCGACTGGTACGCGGACCGCTCCCGGCCGGCCACCCTGCCCGGTGGCGCGCCCGCCCCGTGGGCGACCCAGGAGCCGGAGCCGGAGCCCGTGCCCGACGCCGAGCCCGCGGACGCGGAGACCGGCACCGCGGACGGGCCCGAGGCCGAGGCCCCGCCCGCTGCCGACGGGGTCCCGGGCACGCCCGAGACCCCGGCGCACGAGGCCGCGCCGGACGCGCGGCAGAGCGCCCCGGAGCCGGACGGCCGCGAGCACGGGGCCCCCGGCCACGAGACCCCCGAGAGCCCCGGGCACGAGGCGCCCGAGCAGGACGGTCCCGCACCCGTCGACACCGCCGAGACCCCGGACGAGGCCCCCGCGGACGACGAGGCGGCCGAGGACGCCCCGCCCGCGCTCGACCTGCCCAGCGAACACCCCGCCGCCTCCTACGTGCTCCACGTGAACGGCACCGACCGGCCCGTCACGGACGCCTGGATCGGTGAGTCGCTGCTCTACGTGCTGCGCGAGCGCCTCGGCCTCGCCGGTGCCAAGGACGGCTGCTCGCAGGGCGAGTGCGGCGCCTGCAACGTCCAGGTGGACGGCCGGCTCGTCGCCTCCTGCCTGGTGCCCGCGGCCACCGCCGCCGGCAGCGAGGTCCGTACGGTCGAGGGACTGGCCGTCGACGGCGAGCCGTCCGACGTCCAGCGGGCCCTGGCCGGCTGCGGCGCCGTCCAGTGCGGCTTCTGCATCCCCGGCATGGCCATGACGGTCCACGACCTCCTGGAGGGCAACCACGCCCCCAGTGAGCTGGAGACCCGCCAGGCGCTCTGCGGCAACCTCTGCCGCTGCTCCGGCTACCGGGGCGTCCTGGACGCCGTGAACGAGGTCATCGCGGGCCGGGAGGCCGCCGCCGAGGCGGCCGCCGCGCCCGCCCCGGAATCCGCGGAGCCGGACGAGGCCCGCATCCCCCACCAGGCGCCGCCGGGCGCCGGTAGTGTGCAGGCCCATCTGCAGGACGGAGGCACGGCGTGAGCAACGACGCGGCCACCGCGGCCGGCACGACCCACACGGCCATCAGCATCCCGTCGCTGGACGGCCCGGGCGGCCCCGGCACCGAGCAGCCGCTGCTCGGCCTGGGCGCCTCGCTGCCGCCGGCCGACGCCCGCGCCAAGACCGAGGGCACCTTCCCGTACGCCGCCGACCTGTGGGCCGAGGGACTGCTCTGGGCGGCCGTGCTGCGCTCCCCGCACCCGCACGCCCGCATCCGGTCCGTCGACACCTCCGCCGCGCTCCGGATGCCGGGCGTGCGCGCGGTCGTGACCCATGAGGACGTGCCCGGCGAGGGCTCCTACGGCCGCCGGGTCGTCGACCGCCCCGTCTTCGCCTCCGACCTGGTCCGCCACCACGGCGAGCCGATCGCCGCCGTGGCCGCCGACCACCCCGACACCGCCCGGCTGGCCGCCGCCGCCATCGCCGTCGACTACGAGGTGCTGGAGCCGGTCA
It encodes the following:
- a CDS encoding 2Fe-2S iron-sulfur cluster-binding protein, which codes for MSNEDRTDQHGGWEPTPQGGEYDAEATAFVHLPPEDLDGAPLAAPGHGYVPPMILPLTPAAGLDPAATGNWVVRAPEGTQPEQPAPDAVHWPDPNQQGTGYGYPDPAQYANPYREDPAATGHWNFTDAGNSADASGHTGQWTVPVADGDLPEESGEFPVTAAADWYADRSRPATLPGGAPAPWATQEPEPEPVPDAEPADAETGTADGPEAEAPPAADGVPGTPETPAHEAAPDARQSAPEPDGREHGAPGHETPESPGHEAPEQDGPAPVDTAETPDEAPADDEAAEDAPPALDLPSEHPAASYVLHVNGTDRPVTDAWIGESLLYVLRERLGLAGAKDGCSQGECGACNVQVDGRLVASCLVPAATAAGSEVRTVEGLAVDGEPSDVQRALAGCGAVQCGFCIPGMAMTVHDLLEGNHAPSELETRQALCGNLCRCSGYRGVLDAVNEVIAGREAAAEAAAAPAPESAEPDEARIPHQAPPGAGSVQAHLQDGGTA
- a CDS encoding FAD binding domain-containing protein, with translation MTTHAPQATQSVTLPASLDEAVAALGAMPMAVPVAGGTDLMSAVNKGLLRPSGLVGLGRISELRGWHYQDGHALLGAGLTHARMGRPDFAALIPALAASARAAGPPQIRNAGTLGGNIATSAPTGDTLPVLAALEAELVIAGPGGARREIPVSHLLAGREMLEPAELIGFVRVPLLHAPQVFLKATGRTGPGRATASVAIVLDPARRGVRCAVGAIAPMPLRPLEAERWIASLIDWDGARGLAPDALAAFGEYVAAACIPDHEPPADGGQAPPLPPAVLHLRRTVAALARRALGRALS